One Brassica oleracea var. oleracea cultivar TO1000 chromosome C7, BOL, whole genome shotgun sequence genomic window carries:
- the LOC106303644 gene encoding elongator complex protein 5 isoform X2, giving the protein MADSIFRKLRDGGEEGELAPALTIEETVVSPFALDVSCYLLANLSSSILAGKSKGLVLVTFSRSPSFYLQFLKQKGIVVSSSSKWIRVLDCYTDPLGWIDQPSTGVTEGPSLVKLNKCVSDLKRLFSSVIDAGREMVGDGKTRFSVAIDSVNELLRHSSMPLVSGLLTDLRSHAQVSSLFWSLNTDLHQEKVTNALEYISTMKANLEPFCPSPDGKRNALENLFLAHQDFGKGRFHVRFKLRKGRVRVMSEEYHVDQTGINLSPISSAESVIAATKSLIPKVHFNLQLSEKERVEKEKVVLPFEHQDHGKSTEIYDGRRTLADGKTEATPLSSGELQADVVSSGKGGEIIYFRDSDDEHPDSDEDPDDDLDI; this is encoded by the exons ATGGCGGATTCGATTTTCAGAAAGCTAAGAGACGGAGGCGAAGAAGGCGAGCTCGCGCCAGCTCTCACCATAGAGGAAACTGTAGTTTCACCTTTCGCCCTCGACGTCTCCTGCTATCTCCTCGCGAATCTATCTTCATCAATCCTGGCTGGAAAATCCAA AGGCCTCGTGCTGGTCACATTCTCTCGGAGCCCTTCCTTCTATTTGCAGTTCTTGAAGCAAAAAGGAATCGTTGTCTCTTCATCCTCTAAATG GATTCGTGTTCTGGATTGTTACACCGATCCACTAGGCTGGATTGATCAACCTTCCACTGGTGTTACTGAAGGTCCAAGTTTAGTTAAGTTAAATAAGTGTGTTAGTGACTTGAAGAGACTTTTCTCTTCAGTCATTGATGCAGGGAGAG AGATGGTTGGAGATGGGAAGACACGTTTCTCTGTTGCCATTGATTCG GTGAATGAGCTGCTAAGACATTCATCCATGCCATTAGTTTCTGGTCTTTTAACAGATCTTCGAAGCCACG CACAAGTTTCCAGTTTGTTTTGGTCGTTGAACACTGACCTTCACCAAGAGAAGGTCACCAATGCGCTTGAATATATATCCACCATGAAAGCCAACTTAGAACCTTTTTGTCCATCTCCCGATGGGAAAAGGAATGCTTTGGAAAACCTCTTCTTGGCTCATCAGGATTTCGGTAAAGGACGGTTCCATGTCCGGTTTAAGCTTAGAAAGGGACGTGTCAGAGTAATG TCTGAAGAGTATCATGTTGATCAAACGGGCATAAACCTTTCACCCATTTCCTCCGCTGAATCTGTTATTGCAGCCACCAAAAGCCTTATACCTAAG GTTCATTTCAATCTACAGTTGTCTGAGAAAGAACGTGTTGAGAAAGAAAAAGTTGTCCTTCCCTTTGAGCACCAAG ATCATGGAAAATCGACAGAGATCTATGATGGGCGGAGAACTCTTGCGGATGGCAAGACCGAGGCAACGCCATTGTCTTCAGGAGAGTTGCAGGCCGATGTGGTTTCATCTGGTAAGGGTGGAGAGATTATATATTTCAGAGATTCAGACGATGAGCATCCAGATTCTGATGAGGACCCTGATGATGATTTGGACATTTAA
- the LOC106303644 gene encoding elongator complex protein 5 isoform X1, whose translation MADSIFRKLRDGGEEGELAPALTIEETVVSPFALDVSCYLLANLSSSILAGKSKSEGLVLVTFSRSPSFYLQFLKQKGIVVSSSSKWIRVLDCYTDPLGWIDQPSTGVTEGPSLVKLNKCVSDLKRLFSSVIDAGREMVGDGKTRFSVAIDSVNELLRHSSMPLVSGLLTDLRSHAQVSSLFWSLNTDLHQEKVTNALEYISTMKANLEPFCPSPDGKRNALENLFLAHQDFGKGRFHVRFKLRKGRVRVMSEEYHVDQTGINLSPISSAESVIAATKSLIPKVHFNLQLSEKERVEKEKVVLPFEHQDHGKSTEIYDGRRTLADGKTEATPLSSGELQADVVSSGKGGEIIYFRDSDDEHPDSDEDPDDDLDI comes from the exons ATGGCGGATTCGATTTTCAGAAAGCTAAGAGACGGAGGCGAAGAAGGCGAGCTCGCGCCAGCTCTCACCATAGAGGAAACTGTAGTTTCACCTTTCGCCCTCGACGTCTCCTGCTATCTCCTCGCGAATCTATCTTCATCAATCCTGGCTGGAAAATCCAAGTCGGA AGGCCTCGTGCTGGTCACATTCTCTCGGAGCCCTTCCTTCTATTTGCAGTTCTTGAAGCAAAAAGGAATCGTTGTCTCTTCATCCTCTAAATG GATTCGTGTTCTGGATTGTTACACCGATCCACTAGGCTGGATTGATCAACCTTCCACTGGTGTTACTGAAGGTCCAAGTTTAGTTAAGTTAAATAAGTGTGTTAGTGACTTGAAGAGACTTTTCTCTTCAGTCATTGATGCAGGGAGAG AGATGGTTGGAGATGGGAAGACACGTTTCTCTGTTGCCATTGATTCG GTGAATGAGCTGCTAAGACATTCATCCATGCCATTAGTTTCTGGTCTTTTAACAGATCTTCGAAGCCACG CACAAGTTTCCAGTTTGTTTTGGTCGTTGAACACTGACCTTCACCAAGAGAAGGTCACCAATGCGCTTGAATATATATCCACCATGAAAGCCAACTTAGAACCTTTTTGTCCATCTCCCGATGGGAAAAGGAATGCTTTGGAAAACCTCTTCTTGGCTCATCAGGATTTCGGTAAAGGACGGTTCCATGTCCGGTTTAAGCTTAGAAAGGGACGTGTCAGAGTAATG TCTGAAGAGTATCATGTTGATCAAACGGGCATAAACCTTTCACCCATTTCCTCCGCTGAATCTGTTATTGCAGCCACCAAAAGCCTTATACCTAAG GTTCATTTCAATCTACAGTTGTCTGAGAAAGAACGTGTTGAGAAAGAAAAAGTTGTCCTTCCCTTTGAGCACCAAG ATCATGGAAAATCGACAGAGATCTATGATGGGCGGAGAACTCTTGCGGATGGCAAGACCGAGGCAACGCCATTGTCTTCAGGAGAGTTGCAGGCCGATGTGGTTTCATCTGGTAAGGGTGGAGAGATTATATATTTCAGAGATTCAGACGATGAGCATCCAGATTCTGATGAGGACCCTGATGATGATTTGGACATTTAA
- the LOC106301583 gene encoding 60S ribosomal protein L6, mitochondrial translates to MEAKFFRFLKIVGVGYKARAEEAGRFLYLKLGYSHEVELAVPPAVRVFCFKNNVVCCTGIDKDRVHQFAATVRSCKPPEVYKGKGIMYVDEVVKKKVGKKSK, encoded by the coding sequence ATGGAGGCAAAATTCTTTAGGTTCTTGAAGATTGTTGGAGTTGGATACAAAGCCAGAGCTGAGGAAGCAGGGCGTTTCTTATACCTTAAGCTGGGTTACAGTCACGAAGTCGAACTCGCGGTTCCTCCTGCTGTTCGTGTCTTCTGTTTCAAGAACAATGTGGTTTGCTGCACTGGAATCGACAAGGACAGGGTGCACCAGTTTGCTGCCACAGTCAGGAGTTGCAAACCTCCTGAAGTTTACAAGGGAAAAGGCATCATGTATGTCGACGAAGTTGTTAAGAAGAAGGTTGGAAAGAAGTCGAAATGA
- the LOC106301581 gene encoding ADP-ribosylation factor-like protein 2, with translation MGLLSIIRKIKKKEKEMRILMVGLDNSGKTTIVLKMNGEDTSVISPTLGFNIKTIIYQKYTLNIWDVGGQKTIRSYWRNYFEQTDGLVWVVDSSDLRRLDDCKMELDNLLKEERLAGSSLLILANKQDIQGALTPEEIGKVLNLESMDKSRHWKIVGCSAYTGEGLLEGFDWLVQDIASRIYMLD, from the exons ATGGGACTGTTAAGCATCATTCGGAAAATCAAGAAGAAGGAGAAGGAGATGCGTATTCTCATGGT TGGACTCGATAACTCTGGGAAGACGACGATTGTTCTGAAAATGAACGGAGAAGACACAAGCGTGATCAGTCCAACTCTTGGCTTCAACATCAAAACCATTATTTACCAAAA GTATACGCTGAATATATGGGATGTGGGAGGGCAAAAGACTATAAGATCTTACTGGAGGAACTACTTTGAGCAGACTGATGGGTTGGTTTGGGTTGTGGATAGCTCTGATCTTAGGAGGCTTGATGATTGCAAGATGGAGCTTGACAATCTCTTGAAGGAAGAG AGGCTTGCTGGGTCATCTTTGCTGATACTAGCAAATAAGCAGGATATTCAAGGTGCTCTTACACCTGAAGAGATTGGCAAA GTGCTAAACTTAGAGTCCATGGATAAGAGCAGGCACTGGAAAATCGTGGGTTGCAGCGCATACACAGGTGAAGGATTGTTGGAAGGATTCGATTGGTTGGTTCAAGACATTGCCTCCAGAATTTACATGCTTGATTAA